The following coding sequences lie in one Longimicrobiaceae bacterium genomic window:
- a CDS encoding TonB-dependent receptor: MQLPHHPSYRLLPLALALSVLASAHSPAHAQTPARDTAKTVRLDTLSARVLLTPLPAARAPYGVSVVTEREIRRAKPGLALDEALAGVPGVEVDNRFNYALGERISIRGFGARAQFGVRGVRVLVDDVPATLPDGQTSLNHVDLGSIGRIEVIRGPASALYGNAAGGVIRMTMSPPPDAPFGSEYRATGGSDGLVRAQTIVGGQQGGIQYRASIGRLRYGGYREHAHADNTLFNARLGYSRGGTDAGLTIHAVRYDAQNPGSLSDSLLRVSRTRAFANNVTQNTGERGDQEEIGGHWERPAGPGTMTLSAYGITRGIVNPIPNAIIDLDRRAGGARAAYGVALSLPTGVARLNAGAEVNAQHDDRRNHANSKGTRGALTLDQLERVTGTAAFAQLAAPLLPGLDLAAAVRYDRFRFAAHDRLVTPANPDDSGARTMHAWSPTAGLMLRAAAGLSLYANVSTAFETPTTTELANRPTGAGGFNPDLQPERTTSYEAGAKGGVGRWMSFDLAAYRADVRDALIPFEVAGAPGRQFFRNAGSARHRGVEAGVTASPVPALRARLAYTYTDARFRDYTVGAADYSGNRIPGIAPHRFDGMLTLQNPRGAFIETEARYLASLPVDDANLHRSPAYATLDVRGGVDGLRVWRGRVSPFVGVTNLLGRDYNTSVTINAFGGRYYEPGPGRSLYAGATLAFGR; the protein is encoded by the coding sequence GCTGACGCCGCTGCCGGCCGCGCGCGCGCCGTACGGCGTCTCCGTGGTCACCGAACGCGAGATCCGGCGCGCCAAGCCGGGGCTGGCACTGGACGAGGCGCTGGCGGGCGTGCCCGGCGTGGAGGTGGACAACCGCTTCAACTACGCGCTGGGCGAGCGCATCTCCATCCGCGGGTTCGGGGCGCGGGCGCAGTTCGGCGTGCGCGGCGTGCGCGTGCTGGTGGACGACGTGCCCGCCACGCTCCCCGACGGGCAGACCAGCCTAAATCACGTCGACCTCGGCTCCATCGGGCGAATCGAGGTGATCCGTGGGCCGGCGTCGGCGCTGTACGGCAACGCGGCGGGCGGCGTGATCCGCATGACGATGTCGCCGCCGCCGGACGCGCCGTTCGGCTCGGAGTACCGCGCCACGGGCGGCAGCGACGGCCTGGTCCGCGCGCAGACCATCGTCGGCGGGCAGCAGGGCGGCATCCAGTACCGCGCCAGCATCGGCCGGCTGCGCTACGGCGGCTACCGCGAGCACGCGCACGCCGACAACACGCTCTTCAACGCGCGGCTCGGCTACTCGCGCGGCGGGACCGACGCGGGCCTCACCATCCACGCCGTCCGCTACGACGCGCAGAACCCCGGCTCGCTCAGCGACTCGCTGCTGCGGGTCAGCCGCACCCGCGCCTTCGCGAACAACGTCACGCAGAACACAGGGGAGCGCGGCGACCAGGAGGAGATCGGCGGACATTGGGAACGTCCCGCCGGACCGGGGACGATGACTCTGAGCGCGTACGGCATCACCCGCGGCATCGTGAACCCCATCCCCAACGCCATCATCGACCTGGACCGCCGCGCCGGGGGAGCCCGCGCGGCGTACGGCGTCGCGCTGTCCCTGCCCACCGGCGTCGCGCGCCTGAACGCGGGTGCGGAGGTGAACGCGCAGCACGACGACCGCCGCAACCACGCGAACTCCAAGGGTACGCGCGGCGCTCTGACGCTGGACCAGCTGGAGCGCGTGACGGGCACCGCCGCTTTCGCCCAGCTCGCTGCTCCCCTTCTCCCGGGTCTCGACCTCGCCGCCGCGGTGCGCTACGACCGCTTCCGCTTCGCGGCGCACGACCGGCTGGTGACGCCCGCGAACCCGGACGACTCCGGTGCGCGGACGATGCACGCGTGGAGCCCCACCGCCGGCCTGATGCTCCGGGCCGCGGCGGGGCTCTCTCTGTACGCCAACGTCTCCACCGCCTTCGAGACGCCCACCACCACCGAGCTGGCGAACCGCCCCACCGGCGCGGGCGGCTTCAACCCGGACCTCCAGCCGGAGCGCACCACGTCGTACGAGGCGGGGGCGAAGGGCGGAGTCGGTAGATGGATGTCGTTCGACCTCGCCGCCTACCGCGCGGACGTGCGGGACGCGCTGATCCCGTTCGAGGTCGCGGGGGCGCCCGGCCGGCAGTTCTTCCGCAACGCGGGCTCCGCGCGGCACCGCGGCGTGGAGGCGGGCGTGACCGCATCTCCCGTCCCCGCCCTGCGCGCGCGGCTAGCGTACACGTACACCGACGCGCGATTCCGCGACTACACTGTGGGCGCGGCGGACTACTCCGGCAACCGCATCCCCGGCATCGCACCGCACCGCTTCGACGGCATGCTCACGCTTCAGAACCCCCGCGGAGCCTTCATCGAAACCGAAGCCCGCTACCTCGCCTCGCTCCCGGTGGACGACGCGAACCTGCACCGCTCGCCCGCGTATGCCACCCTCGACGTCCGAGGCGGCGTGGACGGCCTGCGCGTCTGGCGCGGCCGCGTGTCGCCGTTCGTCGGCGTCACCAATCTCCTCGGCCGCGACTACAACACCTCCGTCACCATCAACGCCTTCGGCGGCCGCTACTACGAGCCCGGCCCCGGCCGCTCCCTCTACGCCGGCGCCACCCTCGCGTTCGGGAGATGA